In Bacillus sp. FJAT-45037, the following are encoded in one genomic region:
- the coaA gene encoding type I pantothenate kinase, with amino-acid sequence MMTYKMISRPSAYTTFSRSEWAELSEKISISLTSQERAQLQGINETISSDEVTDIYLPLSELLFMHIKHASSLHQDLNQFFQKKTEKVPFVIGIAGSVSVGKSTTARLIQTLLSRLPTKPKVDLVTTDGFLYPNATLEERGLMKRKGFPESYDIEGLLSFLTDLKSGSAYMEAPLYSHLTYDRLGEKQVIEQPDVVIVEGINVLQVNKKSKKIPQMFVSDFFDFSIYVDAEEENILGWYIERFKLLRNTAFQNPDSFFHRYKDLSDEEAIGFATDIWKGINGVNLERNIRPTKNRADLILKKGPGHRVEQIQVKKK; translated from the coding sequence ATGATGACCTACAAAATGATCTCACGCCCATCTGCATATACAACATTTTCTCGCTCAGAATGGGCTGAGCTATCAGAGAAAATTTCAATTTCACTAACATCTCAGGAAAGAGCTCAACTACAAGGTATTAATGAAACAATCTCATCCGATGAGGTTACAGATATCTATTTACCACTTTCCGAACTTTTATTTATGCATATTAAACATGCATCTAGCCTTCACCAAGACCTAAATCAGTTTTTTCAAAAGAAAACAGAAAAAGTTCCTTTTGTGATTGGAATTGCTGGGAGTGTATCTGTTGGTAAGAGTACAACTGCTAGATTAATTCAAACACTACTATCTCGCCTTCCGACAAAACCAAAAGTAGATCTTGTCACAACTGATGGCTTCTTGTATCCAAATGCAACACTTGAAGAACGAGGACTAATGAAACGAAAAGGGTTCCCTGAAAGCTATGATATTGAAGGCTTGCTTAGCTTTCTAACCGACTTAAAGTCTGGTTCCGCTTACATGGAGGCTCCTCTCTACTCTCACCTTACCTATGATCGACTAGGCGAGAAACAAGTCATTGAACAACCCGATGTGGTCATCGTAGAAGGGATTAACGTGCTACAAGTAAATAAGAAAAGCAAAAAAATACCACAAATGTTCGTATCCGACTTCTTCGACTTTTCGATCTACGTTGACGCAGAAGAGGAGAATATTTTGGGCTGGTACATCGAACGTTTTAAATTATTACGTAACACAGCTTTCCAAAATCCAGACTCCTTCTTCCACCGTTACAAGGATCTCTCCGATGAAGAAGCGATTGGTTTTGCAACAGACATCTGGAAGGGCATCAACGGCGTTAATTTAGAACGAAACATCCGCCCTACCAAAAACCGCGCTGACCTCATCCTAAAAAAAGGCCCAGGTCACCGAGTAGAACAAATCCAAGTAAAGAAGAAATAA